A region of Micromonospora chokoriensis DNA encodes the following proteins:
- the rplM gene encoding 50S ribosomal protein L13, translated as MRTYSPKPGEIERQWHVIDASDVVLGRLATHAATLLRGKHKPTFAPHVDTGDFVVIVNAGKVALTGNKRHTKVAYRHSGYPGGLKQVGYDELLTKRPERAIELAVKGMLPHNKLGRQLIKKLKVYAGAEHPHLAQQPVPFEIKQIAQ; from the coding sequence GTGCGTACGTACAGCCCGAAGCCGGGTGAGATCGAGCGTCAGTGGCACGTCATCGACGCCTCTGATGTCGTGCTGGGCCGCCTGGCCACCCACGCCGCCACGTTGCTGCGTGGTAAGCACAAGCCGACTTTCGCGCCGCACGTCGACACGGGCGACTTCGTCGTCATCGTGAACGCGGGCAAGGTTGCGCTGACCGGCAACAAGCGCCACACCAAGGTTGCTTACCGCCACTCCGGTTACCCGGGTGGTCTGAAGCAGGTCGGCTACGACGAGCTGCTGACCAAGCGCCCCGAGCGGGCCATCGAGCTCGCGGTGAAGGGGATGCTCCCGCACAACAAGCTCGGCCGTCAGCTGATCAAGAAGCTGAAGGTCTACGCCGGTGCCGAGCACCCGCACCTCGCGCAGCAGCCGGTGCCGTTCGAGATCAAGCAGATCGCGCAGTGA
- the rpsI gene encoding 30S ribosomal protein S9 has protein sequence MTDITETEVAPEVTEAPAPVARAPRGDRPIQTVGRRKEAIVRVRIVPGTGKITCNGRDLEAYFPSKVHQQLIKDPLVTAEKPEAFDVIANLRGGGTTGQAGALRLAIARALIVSEPDDRPALKKAGFLTRDARVKESKKYGLKKARKAPQYSKR, from the coding sequence ATGACCGACATCACCGAGACCGAGGTCGCCCCCGAGGTCACCGAGGCGCCGGCGCCCGTCGCCCGTGCGCCGCGTGGTGACCGCCCGATCCAGACCGTGGGTCGGCGCAAGGAGGCCATCGTCCGGGTCCGCATCGTCCCGGGCACCGGCAAGATCACCTGCAACGGCCGCGACCTCGAGGCCTACTTCCCGAGCAAGGTGCACCAGCAGCTCATCAAGGACCCGCTGGTCACCGCCGAGAAGCCCGAGGCGTTCGACGTCATCGCCAACCTGCGTGGCGGCGGCACCACCGGCCAGGCCGGTGCGCTGCGGCTGGCCATCGCGCGTGCGCTGATCGTCAGCGAGCCCGACGACCGCCCGGCCCTGAAGAAGGCCGGCTTCCTCACCCGGGACGCCCGGGTCAAGGAGAGCAAGAAGTACGGCCTCAAGAAGGCCCGTAAGGCTCCCCAGTACTCGAAGCGCTGA
- the glmM gene encoding phosphoglucosamine mutase, with product MGRLFGTDGVRGRANADLTPELAMALAVAAAHTLAETDRSHPPLAVVGRDTRASGEMLEAAVVAGLTSAGANVVRVGVLPTPAVAFLTAEAKADLGVVLSASHNPMPDNGIKLFAAGGHKLPDEIEMQIEAAVETNSTTAWERPVGAGVGRVHDLLDGADHYVQHLVGAVPHRLDGIKVVVDCANGAASEVAPVAYREAGAEVVAINAEPDGLNINDDCGSNHIEALREAVIQHGAHLGIAHDGDADRIVAVSADGDEVDGDQVMAILALAMREAGTLTQDTLVATVMSNLGLRLAMSAQGIRLIETKVGDRYVLEELRASGLALGGEQSGHIVMPAHATTGDGVLTGLHLMARMAATGQSLAELASVVTKLPQVLINVPVGDRTVGANAPAVRAEVERAEAELGETGRVLLRPSGTEPLVRVMVEAATEATAREVAERIAEQVRTASPAR from the coding sequence ATGGGTCGGTTGTTCGGCACGGACGGCGTACGCGGGCGGGCAAACGCGGATCTCACCCCCGAGTTGGCGATGGCGCTCGCCGTCGCCGCCGCGCACACACTCGCCGAGACGGACCGCAGCCACCCGCCACTCGCCGTCGTCGGTCGAGACACCCGGGCCAGCGGCGAGATGCTGGAGGCCGCCGTGGTGGCCGGCCTGACCAGCGCCGGCGCCAATGTGGTGCGGGTCGGCGTGCTGCCCACCCCGGCGGTGGCGTTCCTCACCGCCGAGGCCAAGGCCGACCTCGGCGTGGTGCTCTCCGCGTCGCACAACCCGATGCCGGACAACGGGATCAAGCTCTTCGCCGCCGGCGGGCACAAACTGCCCGACGAGATTGAGATGCAGATCGAGGCGGCCGTCGAGACGAACAGCACCACCGCCTGGGAGCGGCCGGTCGGTGCCGGCGTCGGGCGGGTGCACGACCTGCTCGACGGTGCGGACCACTACGTCCAGCACCTGGTCGGCGCCGTGCCACACCGGCTGGACGGAATCAAGGTCGTGGTCGACTGCGCCAACGGCGCGGCGAGCGAGGTCGCTCCCGTGGCCTACCGGGAGGCCGGCGCGGAGGTCGTCGCGATCAACGCCGAGCCCGACGGTCTGAACATCAACGACGACTGCGGCTCCAACCACATCGAGGCGCTGCGCGAGGCCGTCATCCAACACGGCGCCCACCTGGGCATCGCCCACGACGGCGACGCCGACCGGATCGTGGCGGTCAGCGCCGACGGCGACGAGGTCGACGGCGACCAGGTCATGGCGATCCTGGCGCTGGCCATGCGCGAGGCCGGCACGCTCACGCAGGACACTCTCGTCGCCACCGTGATGAGCAACCTCGGGCTACGGCTCGCGATGTCCGCGCAGGGCATCCGGCTGATCGAGACCAAGGTCGGCGACCGGTACGTGCTGGAGGAGCTGCGCGCCTCCGGCCTGGCCCTCGGCGGTGAGCAGAGCGGTCACATCGTGATGCCCGCGCACGCCACCACCGGCGACGGTGTGCTCACCGGCCTGCACCTGATGGCCCGGATGGCGGCCACCGGCCAGTCCCTCGCCGAGCTGGCCTCGGTGGTCACCAAGCTGCCGCAGGTGCTGATCAACGTGCCGGTCGGCGACCGGACCGTCGGCGCCAACGCGCCCGCCGTCCGCGCCGAGGTCGAGCGGGCCGAGGCGGAGCTGGGTGAGACCGGCCGCGTGCTGCTGCGCCCGTCGGGCACCGAACCGCTGGTACGCGTGATGGTCGAGGCCGCCACCGAGGCGACCGCCCGCGAGGTCGCCGAACGGATCGCCGAGCAGGTCCGCACCGCCAGCCCTGCCCGGTAG